A stretch of the Candidatus Jettenia sp. AMX2 genome encodes the following:
- a CDS encoding formate--tetrahydrofolate ligase, whose protein sequence is MALDPTKHADWEIAEDAETRMKTVYQLAEELGLEKEELLPHGHYVAKVDFNKVLKRLEKKPDGKFIDVTAITPTPLGEGKSTTTMGLVQGLGKRGKKVVGAIRQPSGGPTMNIKGSAAGGGLSQCIPLTPFSLGLTGDINAIINAHNLAMVAITSRLQHEFNYNDEELAKRNLRRLYIDPDRIELKWIIDFCAQALRKIIIGIGGKMDGFMMESGFAIAVSSELMAILSVATDLKDMRERIGKIVVAYDKKGNPVTTTDLEVAGAMTAWMVGAINPNLMQTIEGQPVFVHAGPFANIAIGQSSILADRLGLKLGDYHVTESGFGADIGFEKFWNLKCRYSGQHPNAAVIVTTVRAMKCHGGAPVPVPGRPLDPCYKEENVGWVEKGTENLVHHIETVRKAGINPVVCINHFHTDTEAEIKIIRNIADAAGARVAVSQHWLKGGEGALELADAVIDACNHPTNFKFLYELSAPLKTRIELIAKEVYGADGVDYAPEALAKIKTLDNDPDIVKMGTCMVKTHLSITDNPQLKGAPKNWRLRIRDILTFKGAGFVVPLAGDIKLMPGTSSDPAFRRVDVDVITGKVKGLF, encoded by the coding sequence ATGGCATTGGACCCCACGAAGCATGCGGATTGGGAAATAGCGGAAGACGCAGAAACCCGAATGAAAACGGTATATCAACTGGCAGAAGAATTAGGCCTGGAAAAAGAAGAACTTCTCCCACACGGACATTACGTGGCAAAGGTTGATTTTAACAAGGTTTTAAAACGATTGGAAAAAAAACCAGATGGGAAATTTATTGATGTAACTGCGATAACGCCAACCCCGCTGGGGGAGGGAAAATCAACCACCACGATGGGACTGGTACAGGGATTAGGAAAAAGAGGTAAAAAGGTCGTCGGGGCTATACGCCAGCCTTCAGGGGGACCTACTATGAATATCAAGGGATCAGCAGCAGGCGGTGGACTCTCTCAATGTATTCCCTTAACTCCATTTTCCCTGGGATTAACTGGAGACATCAATGCTATAATCAATGCTCACAATCTCGCTATGGTGGCAATAACATCAAGGCTGCAGCACGAATTTAACTATAATGACGAAGAGCTTGCAAAAAGAAACCTAAGACGGCTGTACATCGACCCGGACAGGATAGAATTAAAATGGATTATTGATTTTTGTGCCCAGGCATTAAGGAAAATAATAATCGGCATCGGCGGCAAGATGGACGGTTTTATGATGGAATCCGGATTTGCCATAGCAGTGTCTTCCGAACTTATGGCGATCCTCTCCGTAGCGACCGATTTGAAAGATATGAGGGAACGGATAGGAAAAATCGTTGTTGCTTATGATAAAAAAGGGAATCCGGTAACCACCACTGACCTTGAAGTCGCAGGTGCGATGACTGCCTGGATGGTGGGAGCTATTAATCCGAATCTGATGCAAACGATCGAAGGGCAACCAGTATTCGTTCATGCAGGTCCATTTGCCAACATAGCCATTGGCCAGTCATCAATTCTTGCGGACAGGCTCGGTTTAAAATTGGGTGATTACCATGTGACCGAATCAGGCTTCGGTGCGGATATCGGTTTTGAAAAATTCTGGAACCTGAAATGCCGTTATTCAGGCCAACACCCAAATGCAGCAGTAATTGTTACCACTGTTCGCGCAATGAAATGCCACGGTGGTGCCCCTGTTCCTGTTCCTGGACGCCCTTTGGACCCGTGCTATAAAGAAGAAAATGTTGGATGGGTGGAAAAAGGAACGGAAAACCTGGTTCATCACATTGAGACGGTAAGGAAAGCCGGAATCAATCCTGTTGTCTGTATCAATCACTTCCATACTGACACTGAAGCTGAAATTAAAATAATTCGTAATATAGCAGACGCGGCTGGTGCCCGTGTTGCAGTATCTCAACACTGGCTCAAAGGAGGTGAAGGCGCCTTAGAACTAGCAGATGCAGTAATTGATGCATGCAACCATCCTACGAATTTTAAATTTCTTTACGAATTAAGTGCGCCTTTAAAGACGCGTATTGAACTGATTGCAAAAGAGGTTTATGGTGCCGATGGCGTTGACTATGCCCCGGAGGCCCTAGCAAAAATCAAGACACTGGACAATGATCCCGACATTGTAAAAATGGGAACCTGCATGGTAAAAACTCATCTGTCTATTACCGACAACCCGCAATTAAAAGGTGCACCGAAAAACTGGAGATTGCGTATTCGTGATATATTGACATTCAAAGGTGCAGGGTTTGTGGTACCATTGGCGGGCGACATCAAACTTATGCCGGGAACGAGTTCCGACCCTGCATTCAGACGTGTTGATGTTGATGTAATTACCGGAAAGGTAAAGGGCCTGTTTTAA